CTCTGCAGCTCGCCAAAACCAGTTAACAGCTTCTTCATCAGATTTTGGTTCCCCTCTCCCCTGCTCATACATTACGCCAAGGCCAAATTGAGCCATTGGATTGTCTTGCTCTGCAGCTTGTCGAAACCAGTTAACGGCTTCTTTATCAGATTGGGGCACTCCTCGTCCGTGCACATACATCCCACCAAGAACACATTGAGCCTTTGCATGGCTTTGCTTTGCAGCTCTCCGAAACCACTTAACAGCTTCTTTATCAGATTGGGGCGTCCCTCGTCCCTCTACGCACATCTCACCAAGGGCATATTGAGCCTTTGCATGGCCTTGCTTTGCAGCTTGCCGAAACCACTTAACAGCTTCTTCGTCGGATTGTGTGGCTCCTCTCCCCTCCCCATGCATCAAGCCAAGATTATATTGAGCCTCTACATTCCCTCGATCAGCTAAAATTTTGTTAGACAAATAGGAGGAAGCGCTATAAATGATTACTGTACGCTTTCCGTTCCAACAAGCGTTCCAGTCATCCCTCGCAGCTTTAGAAAAAAGTGCGAAAAATAAAGTAAATATCGTTTTAGCAAAAGTACGAGCTACCAACCAAATTTTAGGAAAGAAAGTGTAAGTTTTTTCTGAGCTTCCTAGCAACGTGTATGTTTTCCCTTTGTATTCTCTCTCTGGGTTTAGCCCGCTAACTGAAGGTGAAGCTAAAGAGGGAGTTGAATAATTAAGAGGAAGCTCTTTGTTTATATATTCTATTTTCATATTTTCCTCTAATTTATTTAGAAACATTAGCTAAAAGGTAAAGTACCAACAAATGGTATAAGCAACCTTATCTCACACAAATATTTTTTTCAAATCATTTGCCAGGACACTTGGTATGCTAAAAGATTCTAACATCAAAAATTCATTTTGGAAAATTAGGCAGGCAGCTTCTATCCAATCCCATTTACGATAGCCTTTCCCTCTCTCCTTATAATGGCAATTAGTCTAAATTCTCTTTGCCTTTAAGGCTGCCCATCTGTTGGCTGGATTTTGGCAAGGATACGGCTAGCTGGATAGTCATCCATCCTCAGGCTTACATAATCGTTAGAGGCAATCGTTAAGGCAGCACGCGAATTTAGAAGAGTTTCGTCAACAAAACCGTTCATCTTGAGTCACAAAAGCTCTCGATTGTTTGCTAGGAATGTCAAATTTCTAAGTGTTAGGATTAAGTCCAATGGATTCTCCTGGCCTCATAATAAGTCCTAGAACGTTTTACTTATCTGTAGTCGATTTGCCTGCTAAAGCCCTTTTTTGAAACCTTTGCCAGAAATCGTCAATCAGATACCCCTATTCATCCTTTCGCTCTCCTATCTTAAAAATCACCCATATTTTTAAGCTAAGTTTTTAATTATTAATAATTAAAATCCACTTGAGTTTTTATTAAATATAGAATTAGTATTGAGGGAAAAATTTTCATTATTCACAACTCAAGTGATCTTAATGCAATGTTAAACCCTTATCTTTTATTTAAGGAGGATGTGTATGTCTTATGTCCAAAACGTGTTTGGTAGTTCCCCCTCTGTGGTTGCTCCGAATACGCAAAGAGAGGGCCAACAGGATGAAAGGGAAGGCGCTATCCCAAGCGTTCCCAACGAGGTGTGGCTTCACATTTTTTCTTTCCTCTCTGCTAAAGATTTGAGCAACAGCCAACAAGTGTGTAGACAGTGGAAGCTATGGAGCGACGATACGGGCTTGTGGAGGCGTTTACTCCACAAAACCTTTCCTTACTTATCTCGCCTTGTGGGCAGCTCAGAAAACGATTGTGAAGCTCCCTTCAAAGGCATCTTAGGCGCACAAGCTAATCTAAAAGCGTTAAAAGTGATACAAACATCTAGCTTGGACTGCCCACATTTTAGTCAGGATTCAACATTTTCTTGGGATGGTAGGCGTATCGCCACTTTGGATCATAGTAGGGGTGACCCCTCCCGTCGTCGGTTTGAGCAGCTCTGCATTTGGGATGTTGAGAAGAAGGAATGCTTATTATCCATAAAACCCGTAGACGAATTAGGCGGGCCAATGAGAATACGAGATTTCGCCTTTTCGCCTGACGGTCAGTCAATTGCTGTTACTTTTTGGTTCCATACAGCAAGACTATACAGCCTCGAGACGGGAAAGTGCCTAAGTATATTGAAAACCTTTATAGATGAGCGTGGGAGTTATCCAGGTAGCCTCTCTTTTTCCCCCAATGGCCAATCTATCGTTACAGTCTTTCCCACTGGAGAGGCTAGCGCAACACCTATCGTATGGGATGCTAAAACAGGCGAACCGTTGCATATTCTAAAAGGACATACTCAACTTATAGCTAAAGCGGTTTTTTCGCCTGATAGCCAAAAGATTGCCACAGCGTCTTCCGATTCTACGGTGCGAGTATGGGATGCTAAGACGGGGCAATGCTTACATACCTTTGGTGGTGAGGATTTCGGGCTTTGTTATAGTGATCCTGCTTTTTCTTCCAGTAGTCAATGGCTGGTGACTTCTGTTGACTCGGCGGATAGTGTGCAAATATGGGATGTGAATACAGGGAAATGCTTAAAGAGGATCGTACCTTTGCCTGAGATGGGGCGCGTTTCGCACATCGCTATCGCCCCTACTGATCAATTCATCGCTTTCGGCACTCAGAGGGGACAAACTGGGGGGCAAGGTGCCAGTGTGCATATTTGGGATATTCAAAGTGAAGGGTGGTTAGGGAGACTAAACTATGACGATGGGAGGGCGGAGCCGAACGTCTGGAGGTGGGAGGATACGGAGATTTGGAAGATAGCTTTTTCTCCCTGCGGAAGGAAATTACTCGTCAATGACACGCTCTTGGATTTTTCTCCTTTGAAAGTTGCAAGAATGTAAAGCAAATGCCTCAAAATGGTTGCCATTTCTGAGGCAAAAGCTTCCTGATTGAATACACCTTCAACTATGCGCTCCTAAGGTCTATTAAAGGGGCTTCCTGCTATTTATTCCTCTTATCTAAGCATAATGGTTGACAATTTTCCCCCAAATTTTGTACACAACCATTCCATATTAACTAAAACCTATCCAAAGACAAATAGAGATTTGCAAGAAGCCTGCTTAATAAACCAAATTCATAAATGGGGAGTTTAGATGAATCACACACAGCACGAAGATTTTATGAAACGCGCTATCGCCTTAAGCAGAAAAGCCTCTCTAGAAGAGAAGACAGGCGGTGTTTTCGGTGCGGTTATTGTCAAAGATGGGCAAATTATCGCAGAAGGCTATAATCAAGTGATTAAGCACAACGATCCTACCTGGCACGCAGAAATGCATGCGATCCGCGAGGCGTGCAAAAAATTAGGTTCTCCCCATTTACAAGGATGCGTTTTATACACGAGCGCCGAATGCTGCCCTATGTGCTTAGCTGCCGCCTATTGGGCTCATCTTGATCACATTTACTATGCCTCGACTATCTATGATGCTTTGCAATATGGAAACTTTGCGGATGTGGATTTTTTAAAAGAAATTAAGAAGGACCCCCCAGAGAGAAAAATAAAATTCACAGAAATTATGCGCTCAGAAGCTGTGGAAGTATGGAAAGAATTTTCAAAAATGCCTGATAAAGCGTTTTATTAAAATGGATGTGATCGTGATTGGCGCTGGCTATGCTGGCTTAACTTGTGCTTACACACTCACTAAAAATAGTTACAACGTCCTTTTACTCGAAGCTTCCCCAAGACCAGGTGGAAGAGCATTCGATTATAAACTAAAGGATTCTTCCTACCTCGAAATGGGAGGGCAATATATTTGCGAGGGGCAAAAAAGAATTCATCGGTTGCTAAAAGAATTCGGGATTAAAACTTACCAAACAAAAACAAGCGGGCAGCATTTTTTCTCCTTCGAGACCCACAATCTTGCCTTCCATTCCTCCCTTGATCCCCTTTTTGAAACGCTGGATTCTTCTGGCTTTTTGAGAGAAGAGTTCACTTCTGCTATCCTTCAACTTGAAGAAATGATAAAGGGTTTTGGGCCCACCTCAGCCTGGGCCTGTGAAAATGCAATCGATTGGAATACCATCCCCTTTCAAGATTGGATCGATCAAAGGTTACACTCATCACAAGCCAAGCAGCTGTTCCGATTTATGATCAACCAAGGTTTCTCTATTGAACCTGAACAAATATCCTTGTTGCAAATCCTGTGGCTTTTTAAAACCAATCAGGGCTTGCCAACCTGGACATTAGGGGGCAACCAGGCTGATCGGATAGAAGGAGGATCTCAAATCCTAGCTTATCGCCTTTCAAAAGCCCTAGGAGAACGCATCCAATACAATCAAGCCGCCAAGGCTATTACCCAGAATAGGGAAGGAATTTGCGTTCACACACAGGACAGTCTATTTAAAGCGCGGGCTGCCGTCATCTGCATTCCCCCCAATCGCGTAAAAACTCTTTCTTTGCCCCCTACCCTTCCACAAAACCTTTCTCAGGCCTTTAATGCTTTTGAAAAGGGGCAAACATGGAAAATTCAAGCGATTTACAAGCAACCTTTTTGGAGAAAGCAGGGATGGTCAGGCAATGGAATCACTATCCAAGGGATTTCTGTTTTAACCAATGACAACACTCCTCTTAATAGTTCTTTGGGAGTTTTATCAGGAGTTTTGACCGCCAAAACAGCCCTTGAATGGGGAAACAAAAATAAAGTCGAAAGAAAAAAAATGATTTTGCAAGCTTGGTCAACCATTTTCGGAGAAGCGGCTTTGGATCCTGTGGAATATATGGAATATAACTGGACAAATGACCCCTTTATTTCCTGCGGCCAAAGCAGTCATACCTCCTCAAACAGTTGGCATATGGCTAAAGAAGCTTTTGGAACTTCTCGTTTACCAAAATGTAAGCGTATTTTATGGGCATCTTCCGAACTGGCTAAAGAGTGGAGTGGTTGTTTAGAAGGCGCAATCTGTGCGGGCGAGCAAGCTGCTCAAGAAGTTGAAGAAATGCTGAAACATTCGTGCGTCTTGGCATAGGGCAAACTCTGTTATTTACTCTCTTTGCGGAGGGCTAATTTTCGTAATTTTTAATTTCTTAGACTCCCCTTTGATGCGCCCCAAGAGTAAAAGATTTTACACAAATCGTGCAAACCACTTAGCTTATTCTCACGACGCTTTCAATTTTACTAATTTCGGGACCCCCTACTATTTTCAATCTTTTCGCTTTTGGAAAGAAGCCTATTAGAGCCATGATAGGAAAGCGACACATTAGATCTCTTTCGAAATCTCTGTTCTTTTAAAAAATCTTATAAATTTATCAGGAAGTCCCTCCCCATTCTTAATCAGCTTCTGCGAATATTTGGGAAATCTTTCTCACAGCTGAATTTTTACTAACTTCATCAGGAATGGTATGGGCAATTTCTAGCGCCTTCTCTAAGTGGCCAGCTTTGGCGAACATTTCGGAAATGTAGGTGAGTGTAAAACATTTTTGTGAGAGAGCCTCGGAAGGGATGGCATTTCCAATTTCTAACGCCTTCTCTAAGTGACCAGCTTGTGCAAATAAAAGGGAAACATTTTCCAAAGTCGAACTTTTGCTACCTTTATTAGGAATTGTATGCGCAATTTCTAGCGCCTTCTCTAAGTGGCCAGCTTTGGCGAATAGAAGGGAAATATTTTCCAAAGCCAAACTTTGGCTATCTTCATGAGCAATGGTATACGCAATTTCTAGCGCCTGCTCTAATTGACCAGCTTGTGCAAACATATCGCAAATAGTTGTGAGAACTTCATTTTTAAAAAGTGTGTCAGGAATGATATTTTTAAAGTCCAATCCTTTTTCAACTTGTCTAGATTTGGCTAATTCCACGGAAAATTTATGGAAGGTTGTTTGTAATAGGGCGATATTCTTTTGATCTTCGGGTGAACAACCGCGAATCTCCCTACAGCCTATTTTCTTAAACTTTTTTGAAAGCTCCATTGCTTTATCCCAGTGGCCTTTTCTTACTAATGCCGCACATATCTTCAGAAAGATAAATTGACTGTCCTCATGTATTTTGTTAGCGACTTTAAAAGCTTGCTCACATTGATCGTGTTCTATTAATTTTAAAGTTACCCCTTCTAAAAAATTCGGATTTTCATCCAATAATTCTGCAATCTCCGTAACCTTATCAAATAAACTCTCACTTATGAGTTTTTCTATGCTACCTGTTAGGTGATTCTGGCTGTTTATATCAGGGCTAAAAATATCCTCAAAAAGCCAAGGCAGTTCTAAGGCTTTGGTTTGCTCTTTTAAATTTTCTAAAAACAATTTATTCCACCCCTGCCCCCAGGATCCTTTCATAGCAATCAAAAATTTAATTTTTTCGCAATAAATCAAACTTTTCAGTTTAATAAGTGTGGAAGACGCTGAAAAATTAAGGCTATTTTGTAGGCTGTCTAAATAGGCTAATGCTTTCTGATCAAAAACGCTGTTAAGAAATACCCAGGTCCTATATTTTTGCCAAAGACAGTTTTCGTTAACCGTTTTTTTTTGAATTTTATAGTAATCAATTATGAATTGAATAAAATTCTTGAAGAGTAAGGCCTCTTTCTTTTTAGCAATCTCTAATATAGTTTTATGCCATCTCCAATTTACTTCTGAGAAGCTTTTATAATTTTCACTTCCAAGGTTACTCAATATAAGTTCAAATATTTCCTGAGGGAGATCCTCCATCTCAAGAAACTTACTTATCGATTTAGTTTTTTCTATGACTTCACCCTGAACAGTGGGAAGAGGACTACCTTGATCGGTAACGCTAACTTGAATAGCCTTCTCTTGCTTGTCTACAGCTTCTTTAGAAGGAAGTTCAGGAATCGATTGGGGCGTGTTTAAAGTATTCAACGATTTTATTTTTTGAATGATAGCAATAAAAGCATTCTCTTTTTCCTCGGCGTATTTTTGACCTTTACTCTCAACGCTTTTTATTATGGTAGCTAAAATTTTTATATCCTTATTGGTTAAAAAGCGTTGGTTTTTTTTAGCTAGTCCGTAAACGGCTTTAGCTACTTTTAAGGGGTTTGCCGGATGATTGCTACTAGTTAGTTCAGTCGTCAAATAAAGATCATCCGCTCTGCTAATTGCTTTAATTCCCTCTAAATAATTACGAAATTCATCGCGATGATTGGCAATAAAAATTGACATACAAAACCTTTTTTATTGAAACTTTAATAACTAATTATTTTAATTAAATTTTTAATTATTATCAATAAAAAAATCTTCACAAGTTTTTGTTTTATACGTTGGAATTAAGCTTAGAAATGTGGTGGGTGACTTCAGCCATGAGGCGAAGACGTTGTTTTTTTTAGAAGAATAAAAAAAGAGTGATTTAAGAAACTACCAATAGAGACATTAGAGTTTCTAGAATCCAATAAAAGAGGGCAACCTGCCCAAAAATTTGCTTTTCTTAATTTAAGTTAAACAGGCCCGCTGATTTTAATAGTCAAATGACAGTTCAAGCAACCTCTTTTGTCATTTGACTATCACAAGGAATAAAAAAGCGGAGATTCTCCCAATTTTAGGGGCATGTAGTGCCTTAGAAACCCTTTCTTCTTGAAATTGTAGCTTTGGAGCCTCGCTAAAAAGCTTACTCATTCTGCCATAAGCAATTGATCACGCTTTTTTCCAAAATTTCTCTGCATGTATGAAGATTGATCTGGGGAAACCAGTGCCTAAATTGCCCTAACGCCTGTTGGATAAACATCTGATAGCCAAAAATAACCTGACATCCCTTGTCCAAAGCCACTTTTAAAAAAAGGGATTTTTTAGGCCTTGTTTTGATATCCATGATCACAGCTTGCGGAAGGATATCTTGGGGGCGTATAGGCATTTCAATGGGTGAACAATTAATTAAAATATCGTACCCTTCTGTTGTGCAAGCCTCTATTTCATTCAAAGCCTTAGCTTCACAACCAAACGTATGCGCTATCTGATGGGCTTTTTCAAAGGAGCGATTGAGGATGGTCACCTGCGCATTTTTCTGAACCGCTTCATAAATAATTGCCTTTGCGGCTCCCCCTGCCCCAATGACGACAATGCGCTTCCCTTCCACCTTCTTTTTGGCTTCAATGGCCTCTAAAGCCCCTATGCCATCGGTGTTAAATCCAAAAATGTGGTTATCTTGAAAACTTAATGTATTAACTGCCCCCACCTTTTGAGCTTTTGCATCCAAGCGAGTAACAAAAGGAACGATACGCTCTTTCAAAGGCATAGTAACGCTCAGCCCTCGAATGGACAGCTTTTTGGCTAATTCTAGAAATAGGGGCAATTCTTCTAATTTTACAGCTATTTTTACGTATACAGCATTTAGGCCGAGCTCTCTTATGAAAGCATTATGGGTCTCATCACTTATGCTTAAATCCACAGGGTCCCCTATCAATCCATAGACTTCAGTGCTGGAAGTAAGCTTGGGGTAGTGGTAACGCTCCGCAAGCTCTTTTGCCGATAATTGCCCCCACAGATTCTTCGCATCTTCCTCTACAGAAGCAAAGGTCACAGGATGGTTGAAGATAGGTCCTAAGATTCGGCTAATTTGCCCCTGCGCGCCCATGCTAATGGCAATTAGCTTTGAATCTTGATTTTTGGACCATACTAACAAACGCATTGCATCTAAAACGGTATTAGCCCACACAGCTATTTTATAAAAATAGGCGGAAATATTCTGCATCTCCTGATATAAATCGTCCAAATTTTCTGGCGTTCCTTGAAGATTGTGGTAGGAAAGAATCAATTTAATTTCTGGGTGTGAGCAAGAGATAGCTTGAATGACTTTTTCTGGTATATGGCTTTCTACATCCAAATAAGAGGGTTTTAAAACTGCTAGCTGGTGAAGATAAGCAATTTGAATCTCTTGAGATTGGCCAAATTCTCCTCCCTGAGATAGGCTTCTTAAGGTAAAAATTAAGGGAATTGAAAAAGTGGATTGTAGTTCTCGCAGGGCAATCTCATCTATGCTTTCAAAGCAATCCAAGCGTAATTCAATCGCATCTGCATACGGCAAAATCCGCTCGATTTGCTGATAGGCCTCTAAATAGGTAGGTCCTTTAATTACCGCACAGAGCATGATCCATCCATTCTACAGCTTGTTTAATCAATTCATCTTCAATGGGCACACAATAATTGGAGTGAGGGATAAAAGGATCCCCAATCTCTTGCAACATGACAAAGCGAGGCTTGCCATGACAGGATTTTTTATCTAAAATCATGGCTTGAAATAAAGCCTCATAGGAAATTCGCCTAGGTAACCGCAAAGGAAGAGCATATTTCCTTAAAATGTCCCTTATTTGGTCAAAAGAATGCTGACTTAAACACCCTTTTATCAAGGCTAAGTAACTTTCTACGAGTATTCCTATAGCTACAGCTTCCCCATGAGAAAGTTCATAATGCGTTAAATGTTCTAAGGCATGCCCAATTGTATGCCCAAAATTCAACAAATGCCTTTTTCCTCTTTCTTTCTCGTCTTGCTCAACCATTTCTTTTTTGATGCGGCAGCTTTCATAGATAGCCTTCTGAAGGATCGCAGACTCTAAAGCTAATAATCGATCTGAATGTAAGGCTAGGTAGCTGAAATAGGAGGCATCTGCGATTAACCCATGTTTAATCATCTCTACCGCCCCATTTTTAATCTCTTCTCTAGATAAGCTGCCAAGAGTTGACACATCCATGATGACAAGCTGGGGCTGGTAAATACAGCCAACCAGATTTTTCCCTCGAGGGGTATTGACACCTGTCTTGCCCCCAATGCTGGCGTCTACCATTCCTAAAAGAGTAGTGGGGAGCATGACAAGAGGAATTCCGCGACAATAGGTGGCGGCTATAAAGCCGGCTAAGTCTGTCACTACGCCCCCTCCTACGGCAAGAAGGCACGTGTCGCGGCCCAATCCCTTTTCAAAAAGCTGATTTTCTAAATTTTCTTTGGTTGCTCGCGTTTTATAAGCTTCCCCACTTGGAAAGGTGAATAAGGAAGCCTCTAATCCCTCCTTTAAAAGCATCTCTTTTATTTTTTCCCCATATAATGGGCCGGTAATCGTATCGGCAATAAGGGCGAATTTATGACCAAATGGCTTTAAAAACTTAGATAGGTCATTTAAAATATGTCTGCCAATTTTAATCTCATAATGGATCTGGGAAGCAGGAATGGAACAGGTTAGCTGATAGGTCATAATTTGGCGCACCTATTCAAAAGCATAGCATCCGCTA
This window of the Parachlamydia sp. AcF125 genome carries:
- a CDS encoding F-box/WD40 repeat-containing protein; translated protein: MSYVQNVFGSSPSVVAPNTQREGQQDEREGAIPSVPNEVWLHIFSFLSAKDLSNSQQVCRQWKLWSDDTGLWRRLLHKTFPYLSRLVGSSENDCEAPFKGILGAQANLKALKVIQTSSLDCPHFSQDSTFSWDGRRIATLDHSRGDPSRRRFEQLCIWDVEKKECLLSIKPVDELGGPMRIRDFAFSPDGQSIAVTFWFHTARLYSLETGKCLSILKTFIDERGSYPGSLSFSPNGQSIVTVFPTGEASATPIVWDAKTGEPLHILKGHTQLIAKAVFSPDSQKIATASSDSTVRVWDAKTGQCLHTFGGEDFGLCYSDPAFSSSSQWLVTSVDSADSVQIWDVNTGKCLKRIVPLPEMGRVSHIAIAPTDQFIAFGTQRGQTGGQGASVHIWDIQSEGWLGRLNYDDGRAEPNVWRWEDTEIWKIAFSPCGRKLLVNDTLLDFSPLKVARM
- a CDS encoding nucleoside deaminase, encoding MNHTQHEDFMKRAIALSRKASLEEKTGGVFGAVIVKDGQIIAEGYNQVIKHNDPTWHAEMHAIREACKKLGSPHLQGCVLYTSAECCPMCLAAAYWAHLDHIYYASTIYDALQYGNFADVDFLKEIKKDPPERKIKFTEIMRSEAVEVWKEFSKMPDKAFY
- a CDS encoding FAD-dependent oxidoreductase; the protein is MDVIVIGAGYAGLTCAYTLTKNSYNVLLLEASPRPGGRAFDYKLKDSSYLEMGGQYICEGQKRIHRLLKEFGIKTYQTKTSGQHFFSFETHNLAFHSSLDPLFETLDSSGFLREEFTSAILQLEEMIKGFGPTSAWACENAIDWNTIPFQDWIDQRLHSSQAKQLFRFMINQGFSIEPEQISLLQILWLFKTNQGLPTWTLGGNQADRIEGGSQILAYRLSKALGERIQYNQAAKAITQNREGICVHTQDSLFKARAAVICIPPNRVKTLSLPPTLPQNLSQAFNAFEKGQTWKIQAIYKQPFWRKQGWSGNGITIQGISVLTNDNTPLNSSLGVLSGVLTAKTALEWGNKNKVERKKMILQAWSTIFGEAALDPVEYMEYNWTNDPFISCGQSSHTSSNSWHMAKEAFGTSRLPKCKRILWASSELAKEWSGCLEGAICAGEQAAQEVEEMLKHSCVLA
- a CDS encoding F-box protein, with protein sequence MSIFIANHRDEFRNYLEGIKAISRADDLYLTTELTSSNHPANPLKVAKAVYGLAKKNQRFLTNKDIKILATIIKSVESKGQKYAEEKENAFIAIIQKIKSLNTLNTPQSIPELPSKEAVDKQEKAIQVSVTDQGSPLPTVQGEVIEKTKSISKFLEMEDLPQEIFELILSNLGSENYKSFSEVNWRWHKTILEIAKKKEALLFKNFIQFIIDYYKIQKKTVNENCLWQKYRTWVFLNSVFDQKALAYLDSLQNSLNFSASSTLIKLKSLIYCEKIKFLIAMKGSWGQGWNKLFLENLKEQTKALELPWLFEDIFSPDINSQNHLTGSIEKLISESLFDKVTEIAELLDENPNFLEGVTLKLIEHDQCEQAFKVANKIHEDSQFIFLKICAALVRKGHWDKAMELSKKFKKIGCREIRGCSPEDQKNIALLQTTFHKFSVELAKSRQVEKGLDFKNIIPDTLFKNEVLTTICDMFAQAGQLEQALEIAYTIAHEDSQSLALENISLLFAKAGHLEKALEIAHTIPNKGSKSSTLENVSLLFAQAGHLEKALEIGNAIPSEALSQKCFTLTYISEMFAKAGHLEKALEIAHTIPDEVSKNSAVRKISQIFAEAD
- the aroE gene encoding shikimate dehydrogenase — encoded protein: MLCAVIKGPTYLEAYQQIERILPYADAIELRLDCFESIDEIALRELQSTFSIPLIFTLRSLSQGGEFGQSQEIQIAYLHQLAVLKPSYLDVESHIPEKVIQAISCSHPEIKLILSYHNLQGTPENLDDLYQEMQNISAYFYKIAVWANTVLDAMRLLVWSKNQDSKLIAISMGAQGQISRILGPIFNHPVTFASVEEDAKNLWGQLSAKELAERYHYPKLTSSTEVYGLIGDPVDLSISDETHNAFIRELGLNAVYVKIAVKLEELPLFLELAKKLSIRGLSVTMPLKERIVPFVTRLDAKAQKVGAVNTLSFQDNHIFGFNTDGIGALEAIEAKKKVEGKRIVVIGAGGAAKAIIYEAVQKNAQVTILNRSFEKAHQIAHTFGCEAKALNEIEACTTEGYDILINCSPIEMPIRPQDILPQAVIMDIKTRPKKSLFLKVALDKGCQVIFGYQMFIQQALGQFRHWFPQINLHTCREILEKSVINCLWQNE
- the aroB gene encoding 3-dehydroquinate synthase; amino-acid sequence: MTYQLTCSIPASQIHYEIKIGRHILNDLSKFLKPFGHKFALIADTITGPLYGEKIKEMLLKEGLEASLFTFPSGEAYKTRATKENLENQLFEKGLGRDTCLLAVGGGVVTDLAGFIAATYCRGIPLVMLPTTLLGMVDASIGGKTGVNTPRGKNLVGCIYQPQLVIMDVSTLGSLSREEIKNGAVEMIKHGLIADASYFSYLALHSDRLLALESAILQKAIYESCRIKKEMVEQDEKERGKRHLLNFGHTIGHALEHLTHYELSHGEAVAIGILVESYLALIKGCLSQHSFDQIRDILRKYALPLRLPRRISYEALFQAMILDKKSCHGKPRFVMLQEIGDPFIPHSNYCVPIEDELIKQAVEWMDHALCGN